One genomic window of Phalacrocorax aristotelis chromosome 21, bGulAri2.1, whole genome shotgun sequence includes the following:
- the LEMD2 gene encoding LEM domain-containing protein 2 codes for MAELTDAELRKELMALGYRPGPITGTTRKVYVKKLGCLRAEVAAARRRGPGAPPSPARAPARPQQASPSRQRSDFSSLVGAVRDSEEEDEDDEEDEEEEEGGQLPASHWGASGEGGGLSWGDSRGSPPGRGGGLGARAEGGLSRDGFGGLSSSAQWGASVERSGGAGLGSSLRGLGGLSTSSQWDTSVERSGGLGTGFGELSPSSQWDTSIERSGGLGAGSKPSLDRSGVLSPTSQWDTTAERGRGLSTGLGTSLDGYRGTSSTSQWNTFTERSEELSAGSGPSLDGFRGSGSSLQWGTSAERSGGLSAGLRSSLDRFRGLTSTSQWGTSAERSGGLDIRAGSGTSLDGVGGLSSTSPWGASTGRSGALSSKPLSSDESGGLKSRSHWGMSGGGIGGQSSRAQWETAGERRGLSSNSSWRQESEVTPSTHWGTSMGPGGLSHQFGRGKEDLASSVRKEADMGLNPSSRAGGLIRRFPWRATSNSGLASGSRWEASGAGQGITSRTHLLRSAPKQQMEGKGKGLEYYLSQFLCLASFVLLLIFLGILVVKMIGSGWLDRRENFNLLPVDCDKRTDDFCQAKQKDIIMNMLHELYNYLSIQAGNFECGNPENLKSKCILVSEAKDHVVNVTGSPPQKFDAALHWILNSNKDLGIWLKGRDLSEPVTTVEEVFCLESAHPQMGLGCRFRRAVVTTIMNLFLFFWSLITLWGILIFLRYRWRKMEEEEQAMYEMVKKIIAVVQDHYKEWERNLERYPYVGIFHVRDSLIPPQSRKKMKRIWEKAVDFLASNESRIQTESHRVAGEDMLVWRWTQPSYVSDSEH; via the exons ATGGCGGAGCTGACAGACGCGGAGCTTCGGAAGGAGCTGATGGCGCTCGGCTACCGGCCGGGGCCCATCACCGGCACCACCCGCAAGGTCTACGTTAAGAAGCTGGGCTGCCTGCGGGCCGAGGTGGCGGCGGCCAGGCGCAGGGGCCCCGGCGCGCCACCGAGCCCGGCCCGCGCCCCCGCCAGGCCGCAGCAGGCCTCGCCTTCGCGGCAGCGCTCCGATTTCAGCTCCCTCGTCGGGGCCGTCCGCGacagtgaggaggaggatgaggatgatgaggaggatgaggaagaggaggaaggggggcaGCTGCCTGCGTCCCACTGGGGGGCGTCTGGGGAAGGTGGCGGGCTGTCCTGGGGGGACTCCCGGGGGTCCCCACCGGGCCGGGGCGGAGGGCTCGGCGCCAGGGCTGAGGGGGGCCTGTCCCGGGACGGCTTTGGGGGGCTGAGCTCCTCGGCGCAGTGGGGGGCGTCTGTAGAGAGAAGTGGGGGGGCCGGGCTGGGGTCATCCCTGCGTGGGCTTGGGGGGCTGAGCACCTCCTCCCAGTGGGACACGTCTGTAGAGAGAAGTGGAGGGCTTGGGACTGGGTTTGGGGAGCTGAGCCCCTCGTCCCAGTGGGACACGTCTATAGAGAGAAGTGGGGGGCTTGGGGCTGGGTCAAAGCCATCCCTTGATAGGTCTGGGGTGCTGAGCCCCACGTCCCAATGGGACACGACTGCAGAGAGAGGCAGGGGGCTCAGCACTGGGCTGGGGACGTCCCTGGATGGGTATCGGGGGACAAGCTCAACATCCCAATGGAACACGTTTACAGAGAGAAGTGAGGAGCTCAGTGCTGGGTCAGGGCCATCTCTGGATGGGTTTCGGGGCTCGGGCTCCTCGTTGCAATGGGGCACGTCAGCAGAGAGAAGTGGGGGGCTCAGCGCTGGGTTGAGGTCATCCCTGGACAGGTTTCGGGGGTTGACCTCCACATCCCAGTGGGGCACGTCTGCAGAGAGGAGTGGGGGGCTTGATATCAGGGCTGGGTCAGGGACATCCCTGGATGGGGTTGGGGGGCTGAGCTCCACATCCCCCTGGGGTGCCTCTACAGGCAGGAGCGGGGCGCTCAGCTCCAAACCCCTTTCCAGTGATGAGAGTGGGGGTCTGAAGTCCAGGAGCCATTGGGGCATGTCGGGAGGAGGAATTGGGGGACAGAGCTCCCGAGCTCAGTGGGAGACAGCAGGTGAGAGGAGGGGGCTCTCTTCTAACAGCTCATGGAGGCAGGAAAGTGAGGTGACACCCAGCACCCACTGGGGCACCTCGATGGGACCTGGGGGGTTGAGTCACCAGtttgggagagggaaagaggactTGGCTTCCAGTGTTCGGAAGGAGGCAGACATGGGGCTGAACCCCAGCAGCCGGGCAGGGGGGTTGATCAGGCGGTTCCCATGGAGGGCTACAAGCAATTCAGGGCTGGCCTCGGGGAGCCGGTGGGAAGCATCGGGAGCAGGACAGGGAATAACCTCCCGCACTCACTTGTTGCGGTCAGCCCCCAAGCAGCAGATGGAAGGAAAGGGTAAAGGCCTCGAATACTACCTCTCCCAGTTCCTTTGCCTCGCcagctttgtgctgctgctgattttTCTGGGCATCCTCGTGGTGAAGATGATTGGGTCAGGCTGGCTCGACAGGAGAGAGAACT TTAATCTCTTGCCTGTGGATTGTGACAAAAGAACGGATGAT TTCTGTCAAGCTAAACAGAAGGACATAATAATGAACATGCTGCACGAGTTGTATAACTACTTGTCCATACAAGCTG GTAATTTTGAATGTGGAAACCCTGAGAATctaaaaagcaaatgcattttggTTAGTGAAGCGAAGGATCACGTGGTG AATGTAACTGGTAGTCCCCCACAAAAGTTTGATGCTGCCTTGCACTGGATACTGAACAGCAACAAGGATTTGGGAATATG GTTGAAAGGCAGAGACCTTTCGGAACCGGTTACCACAGTGGAGGAAGTGTTCTGTCTTGAATCGGCCCATCCTCAGATGGGACTTGGCTGCCGTTTCCGTCGGGCAGTGGTCACTACCATTATGaaccttttcctgtttttctgga GCCTGATAACTCTCTGGGGGATCCTGATCTTCCTTCGGTATCGCTGGCGGAAGATGGAGGAAGAGGAACAAGCCATGTATGAAATGGTGAAGAAGATCATAG CTGTTGTCCAGGACCACTATAAGGAATGGGAACGGAATTTGGAACGTTACCCCTATGTCGGCATTTTCCATGTTCGGGACAGCCTCATCCCTCCTCAGAGCAG aaaaaaaatgaagcggATCTGGGAGAAAGCTGTGGACTTTCTGGCTTCAAATGAGTCGCGGATTCAGACGGAGTCGCACAGAGTAGCAGGAGAAGATATGCTTGTGTGGAGGTGGACTCAGCCTTCTTATGTCTCGGATTCAGAGCACTGA